AAGCTCATCATATGTAACAAAACGCGTAGATTTAAAGGAATTGCCTATGTTGAATTTAGGGACTTGGAATCTATCCCATACGCTCTTGGGTTAAATGGTCAAAAATTATGTGGGGTTCCGGTCATAGTTCAGCCATCACAGGcagaaaaaaatagagttgGAAACTATAATGAATCAGCTGGAAAGCCTGAAAGGGGACCAATGAAGTTGTATATTGGCTCTTTACATTTTGACATCACTGAAGAAATGCTTAGAGGAATTTTTGAACCTTTTGGTAAAATTATGTCCATACAACTAATGATGGACACTGACACTGGTCGATCCAAAGGTTATGGTTTCTTGACATATGCTGAGGCAGAGGATGCTAAAAAAGCACTGGAGCAAATGAACGGCTTTGAGCTAGCTGGCAGGCCCATAAAGGTCGGAACTGTAAATGAAAGACCAGCTGAAGTATCTGTGGGTCCTAAAGGTCTCGATGATCTTGATAGGTCTGGTATTGACTTAGGAGCTACTGGAAGATTAGCTCTAATGGCTAAGCTCGCGGAGGGTACTGGCATGAAGCTTCCTCAAGCCGCCAATCAAGCTCTTCAAGCACCTGTTGTTCACCACCCAACAGTTCCACCTCATGTTCAGCAGCAAAATATGCAAATACAACAACAAGCCGCAGCTTCTGCTCTTGGAGCTCCGCCTATAGCTACACAATGTTTTATGCTCTCTAATATGTTTGACCCTGCAACAGAAACAGCCCCGAATTGGGTAGAAGAAGTGCGGGATGATGTTATTGATGAGTGTAATAAGCACGGAGGTATCCTCCATATATATGTTGATAGAGTTGCTCCACAGGGTAATGTTTATGTTAAGTGTCCTTCAATAGCCACTGCAGTAGCTGCAGTCAATGCCCTACATGGAAGGTGGTTTGCTGGTAAGTCTATATAGATGATTCgaattaatttagaattatttcttaactatttttgttcttattcCAGGCAAGGTAATAACCGCTGCTTACGTACCATTGGTTAACTACCACAATTTGTTTCCAGATTCTATTCCTCCCGGTCCAATTTTGACAACCCGCAGATAACCCCTCACTTCAGATTCAATAACTATGCCCAAATATTGTATCaaccaataattttatatttaatgatataaagtttaactaataaatatactatttgtaAATAAGAGATTTTGCGACGTTTATTTTGAGTTTAAACAAGATCTGCATACAAATATGTGCGTTTTCAAAGGGTCATCAGGTGGTTCGATGAGTTTGGCATaacataaaagaaatagaaaacgCAATAACTTAAagcaagaaagaaaatattggtAGACTTTAACAGGAAAATAAAAGTACCGCACTGAACAAATAAACTTCGCATTATATCGGGTTGTGCGGTGGTGAACAC
The sequence above is drawn from the Lepeophtheirus salmonis chromosome 5, UVic_Lsal_1.4, whole genome shotgun sequence genome and encodes:
- the Caper gene encoding RNA-binding protein 39 encodes the protein MGDEVDVDALLEEPYKKCIEDEGRKENGSKRRSKTRSHSKERGYRRSRSRERRKRSRSKEKRHSRSRERKRSRSKDKRRSRSRDRKRSRSREIRIKEVRRSRSRDRIRRSRSRSRSRSRKYSPRRRYSPKGEKYGRGRSPSPRARSPEVPLTPEERDARTVFIMQLSQRVRSRDIEEFFSSVGKIRDVKLIICNKTRRFKGIAYVEFRDLESIPYALGLNGQKLCGVPVIVQPSQAEKNRVGNYNESAGKPERGPMKLYIGSLHFDITEEMLRGIFEPFGKIMSIQLMMDTDTGRSKGYGFLTYAEAEDAKKALEQMNGFELAGRPIKVGTVNERPAEVSVGPKGLDDLDRSGIDLGATGRLALMAKLAEGTGMKLPQAANQALQAPVVHHPTVPPHVQQQNMQIQQQAAASALGAPPIATQCFMLSNMFDPATETAPNWVEEVRDDVIDECNKHGGILHIYVDRVAPQGNVYVKCPSIATAVAAVNALHGRWFAGKVITAAYVPLVNYHNLFPDSIPPGPILTTRR